The Pseudoalteromonas translucida KMM 520 genome has a window encoding:
- a CDS encoding glucan biosynthesis protein G, whose amino-acid sequence MKAPIHLISTWKKASVPLLSLFLVFSAQQAFSATLDVAIPQDNLFDVISARAQKLASEEYIAPKNIELDALNNIEYQDYRSIRFKQDKSMWKDEGLYELQLFHPGFLYKTPVTINTVDSDSKLSRLPFSTDFYQYDGTAAPLKDEIAKSIANKQLGHAGFRLHYPINTTEYKDEVMVFQGASYFRVVGPNQVYGLSARGLAIDTAEASGEEFPVFKEFWLVKPQPEQTNIIIFALLDSPSVAGAYKFSIDPTTNTSVKVDMQIFARKDVKKLGVAPLTSMFYHGENSTKFFDDYRPEVHDSDGLLTQSQDNNWIWRPLNNPSQLSVTSFSYENPKGFGLAQRDREFNNYFDIEAHYHNRPSLWIEPEGEWGNGRVELVEIPTDTETNDNIVSYWVPEKPFKAGDSLKLSYKMTTFNAYLNQHDKARAVRTRIGSAALPGEDNPPPKSHRQFTVDFAGPDINKLSEKLNLNADIQLTTGEVRDVTVQKLPNSLGWRVAFKIAPQNGKPVDMRLSLKLHDKEISEVWSYVWYPNDIK is encoded by the coding sequence ATGAAAGCACCAATTCACCTAATATCAACATGGAAAAAAGCCTCAGTACCATTACTTAGCTTATTTCTTGTTTTTTCAGCTCAGCAAGCATTTTCAGCCACGCTTGACGTTGCCATCCCGCAAGACAATTTATTTGATGTGATCAGCGCCCGCGCTCAAAAATTAGCGAGTGAGGAGTATATTGCCCCTAAAAACATCGAGCTAGATGCGCTAAATAATATTGAGTATCAAGATTATCGCTCTATTCGTTTTAAACAAGACAAATCAATGTGGAAAGACGAAGGTCTTTACGAGCTTCAGCTGTTTCACCCCGGCTTTTTATATAAAACACCAGTAACAATTAATACAGTTGATAGTGATTCTAAACTTAGCCGTTTACCGTTTAGTACTGACTTTTATCAGTACGATGGTACTGCAGCACCTTTAAAAGACGAAATAGCCAAGAGTATTGCCAATAAACAATTAGGCCATGCTGGGTTTAGGTTGCATTACCCAATTAATACCACTGAGTACAAAGATGAAGTAATGGTGTTTCAAGGTGCTTCTTATTTTAGAGTTGTTGGGCCTAATCAAGTGTATGGTCTATCGGCTCGAGGGTTAGCAATTGATACCGCAGAAGCGTCTGGCGAAGAATTTCCTGTGTTTAAAGAGTTTTGGTTAGTAAAACCACAGCCAGAACAAACCAACATTATCATTTTTGCACTGCTTGATAGCCCATCGGTTGCCGGCGCTTATAAGTTTAGTATTGACCCTACTACCAACACCAGCGTTAAAGTAGATATGCAAATTTTTGCCCGTAAAGACGTGAAAAAATTAGGCGTAGCACCGCTAACAAGCATGTTTTATCACGGCGAAAACAGCACTAAGTTTTTTGACGATTACCGCCCAGAAGTACATGACTCAGACGGACTGTTAACCCAATCTCAGGATAACAACTGGATTTGGCGTCCGCTTAATAACCCGTCGCAACTTAGCGTAACCTCTTTTTCATACGAGAACCCTAAGGGATTTGGCTTAGCGCAACGTGATCGTGAATTTAATAATTACTTTGATATTGAAGCGCATTACCACAACCGCCCTAGCCTGTGGATAGAGCCAGAAGGCGAGTGGGGAAATGGCCGAGTTGAGCTGGTAGAAATACCGACAGATACAGAAACAAACGACAACATAGTGAGCTACTGGGTGCCTGAAAAACCATTTAAAGCAGGCGATTCGTTAAAGCTAAGCTATAAAATGACCACCTTTAATGCTTACTTAAATCAGCATGATAAGGCACGCGCAGTTCGCACTCGCATTGGTAGCGCAGCATTGCCGGGGGAAGATAACCCACCACCTAAAAGCCATCGCCAATTTACGGTTGATTTTGCTGGGCCTGATATAAATAAGCTTTCAGAAAAGTTAAATTTAAATGCCGACATCCAATTAACAACAGGTGAAGTAAGAGATGTAACTGTGCAAAAGTTACCAAATTCATTAGGCTGGCGAGTTGCATTTAAAATAGCTCCACAAAACGGCAAACCTGTAGATATGCGCTTATCGTTAAAGCTGCATGATAAAGAAATTAGCGAGGTATGGAGTTATGTTTGGTATCCAAATGACATCAAGTAA